From the Colletotrichum lupini chromosome 10, complete sequence genome, one window contains:
- a CDS encoding aldehyde dehydrogenase gives MASVKLTAPNGRTYLQPTGLFINNQWIKSSDGGKIVSINPTNEKEIISVYAATAHNIDKSEHPHSATPPIRPPYQK, from the exons ATGGCTTCTGTGAAGTTGACCGCCCCAAATGGGCGAACATACCTCCAGCCTACAGGGCTATTCATCAACAACCAGTGGATAAAATCGTCTGATGGCGGTAAGATTGTCAGCATCAATCCTAC CAACGAAAAGGAAATCATCTCAGTGTACGCAGCGACGGCTCATAATATCGATAAGTCAGAACACCCCCAttcggccaccccccccaTTCGGCCACCCTATCAAAAGTAG
- a CDS encoding aldehyde dehydrogenase (NAD+), whose translation MEAHRETLATIETWDNGKPYSVSLNEDLTEAIETLTYYSGFADKVFGQVIETTPEKFAYTAREPVGVCGQIIPWNYPLAMAAWKLGPALACGNTVVLKPAEQTPLSILYFANLVVEAGFPPGVVNIVNGSGAVAGAALASHMDVDKIAFTGSTETAKRIMKMASNNLKNITLETGGKSPLIVFDDADMDLAVHWAHAGIMSNQGQICTATSRILVQDTVYDKFLAAFRHQVMKISKVGDPFEESTFQGPQVTKAQYDRILSYVDIGKKEGARLELGGQPHQANAPGYFIEPTVFTEVTPQMRIFKEEVFGPFVVICRFRSEEEAIALANDTEYGLGSALFSTDLARAHTVAKRIEAGMVWINSSNNSDWRIPFGRVKQSGIGRELGEAGLAAYSNIKAIHVNLARRSKL comes from the exons ATGGAAGCACACCGCGAGACACTGGCAACTATCGAGACATGGGATAACGGCAAGCCATACTCGGTATCTCTCAACGAGGATCTCACCGAGGCTATTGAGACCTTGACGTACTACAGCGGTTTTGCAGACAAGGTATTCGGCCAGGTAATCGAGACTACGCCTGAAAAATTTGCCTATACAGCCCGCGAACCAGTGGGAGTTTGCGGCCAGATCATCCC TTGGAATTATCCCCTGGCAATGGCTGCCTGGAAGCTCGGCCCCGCCTTGGCTTGTGGTAACACTGTCGTCCTCAAGCCGGCGGAGCAAACACCGCTATCCATCTTGTATTTCGCAAATCTCGTAGTAGAGGCAGGATTTCCACCTGGTGTGGTCAATATCGTCAATGGCTCTGGAGCTGTCGCAGGCGCAGCTCTTGCATCCCACATGGATGTTGATAAGATTGCATTCACAGGGTCTACCGAGACGGCGAAACGAATCATGAAGATGGCGAGTAATAACTTGAAGAACATTACGCTTGAGACGGGTGGCAAGAGTCCACTAATTGTGTTTGATGACGCTGACATGGACTTGGCTGTCCACTGGGCTCACGCTGGCATTATGTCGAATCAAGGCCAGATCTGTACCGCGACCTCGAGGATTCTAGTGCAGGACACTGTCTATGACAAGTTCCTGGCAGCTTTCCGACATCAGGTCATGAAGATCTCCAAGGTCGGAGATCCTTTTGAAGAGAGCACCTTTCAGGGACCACAAGTCACCAAGGCACAGTACGATAGAATCCTCTCCTACGTCGACATCGGCAAGAAAGAGGGCGCACGGCTCGAGCTTGGAGGCCAGCCTCACCAAGCTAACGCCCCTGGTTATTTTATCGAGCCCACGGTCTTTACTGAGGTCACGCCTCAGATGAGGATCTTCAAAGAGGAAGTATTTGGTCCCTTTGTCGTCATATGTCGTTTCCGTTCCGAGGAGGAGGCTATCGCCCTGGCCAATGATACCGAGTACGGTCTTGGAAGCGCTCTGTTCTCCACAGACCTTGCCCGCGCCCATACTGTTGCAAAGAGAATCGAAGCAGGCATGGTATGGATTAACTCGAGTAATAATAGTGATTGGCGAATTCCATTCGGTAGGGTCAAACAGAGTGGGATCGGCAGAGAACTGGGAGAGGCTGGACTGGCTGCTTACTCGAACATTAAGGCGATTCACGTCAATCTAGCCAGACGTTCAAAGTTGTAG